From the Diospyros lotus cultivar Yz01 chromosome 13, ASM1463336v1, whole genome shotgun sequence genome, one window contains:
- the LOC127789317 gene encoding probable GTP diphosphokinase CRSH, chloroplastic produces MEFHYVHCPSTLPEIRAFTCPSLSLPFPTVIRRQRRRPGSVSLSAAGTSSPTTALEQPGGKMVVELVGAFNELAERMKKSKAAAAAALSTSSSHILFKSLKLSIPILRSLPLAPDGRSSLSRALSLALLLADLQMDAEVISAGILKEVLEAGAISILEVRNRIGTGTAHLLHESYRVKNISAKVDVLDDDTAAALRKFCLTYYDARAVILDLAFKLDTMRHLDYLPRYQQQLLSLEVMKIHAPLAHAVGTNSLSLELEDLSFRYLFPYSYLYVDTWLRSHETGNKPLIDMYKECLLQSLKSDPLLADMVDDISVKGRYKSRYSTMKKLLKDGRKPEEVNDILGLRIILHPTSGENMSEVGKKACYRTREIIQSLWKEIPKRSKDYIAQPKANGYQSLHMAVDVSDNGRSRPLMEIQIRTIEMDMLASGGMASHSLYKGGLTDPEEAKRLKAIMMAAAELAAVRLKDLPSPNHRSIDHRDRVFRLLDKNGDGKISIEELMEVMEELGASGEDAREMMQLLDSNSDGSLSSDEFEMFQNQVVLMRSLEDRDDEYKKSLETALR; encoded by the exons ATGGAGTTTCACTATGTTCACTGCCCAAGTACTCTTCCCGAAATTAGGGCTTTCACATGTCCTTCCCTCTCGTTACCATTCCCAACGGTTATCCGGCGGCAGCGCCGGCGGCCCGGCAGCGTCAGCTTGTCCGCAGCGGGAACATCGTCCCCGACGACGGCGCTGGAGCAGCCGGGGGggaagatggtggtggaactgGTAGGGGCATTCAACGAGCTGGCGGAGAGAATGAAGAAGAGcaaggcggcggcggcggcggcgctGTCGACAAGCTCTTCCCACATACTCTTCAAGTCTCTGAAGCTGTCCATCCCCATTCTCCGGTCCCTCCCACTCGCTCCCGATGGCCGCTCTTCTCTCTCCAGGGCTTTATCTCTCGCTCTCCTCCTCGCCGATCTTCAG ATGGATGCAGAAGTTATTTCGGCTGGTATACTGAAAGAAGTTTTGGAAGCAGGTGCTATATCCATACTTGAAGTGAGAAATCGGATAGGTACTGGTACTGCTCATCTACTACATGAAAGTTACCGTGTGAAAAACATTTCAGCAAAAGTTGATGTTTTGGATGATGATACTGCTGCTGCGTTAAGGAAGTTTTGCTTGACATACTATGATGCCAGGGCTGTGATTCTAGACCTTGCTTTCAAGCTGGACACTATGAGACATCTGGATTACCTCCCAAGGTATCAACAGCAACTGCTTTCACTTGAGGTTATGAAGATACATGCACCTCTAGCTCATGCTGTCGGAACCAACTCTTTATCCCTGGAGCTGGAAGACCTCTCATTCCGATACTTATTTCCTTACTCATACCTTTATGTTGATACATGGTTAAGAAGTCATGAAACAGGAAATAAACCCCTAATAGATATGTACAAGGAATGTTTGCTTCAATCTTTAAAATCCGATCCCTTGTTGGCAGATATGGTTGATGATATCTCAGTCAAAGGTCGGTATAAAAGTCGTTATAGCACCATGAAGAAACTCTTAAAAGATGGTCGCAAGCCTGAAGAAGTAAATGATATATTAGGACTGAGAATTATACTGCATCCAACTTCTGGGGAAAATATGTCTGAAGTGGGTAAGAAAGCATGTTATAGGACACGTGAAATCATCCAGTCTTTGTGGAAGGAGATACCGAAAAGGTCAAAAGACTATATTGCCCAGCCCAAAGCAAATGGGTACCAGAGTTTGCATATGGCAGTTGATGTTAGTGACAATGGCAGGAGTAGACCACTAATGGAAATACAAATACGGACAATAGAGATGGATATGCTGGCTTCTGGTGGAATGGCGTCTCATTCGTTGTACAAGGGTGGCCTTACTGATCCAGAAGAG GCAAAGCGGCTTAAGGCTATTATGATGGCTGCAGCTGAACTTGCAGCAGTGCGCCTTAAAGATCTTCCTTCCCCAAATCATAGAAGCATTGATCACAGAGATAGAGTATTCCGTCTCCTTGACAAGAATGGAGATGGTAAGATCAGCATCGAGGAACTTATGGAAGTGATGGAAGAACTTGGTGCCAGTGGGGAAGATGCAAGGGAGATGATGCAACTCCTTGATTCAAACAGTGATGGTTCTTTGAGCTCAGATGAGTTTGAAATGTTCCAAAATCAG GTTGTGCTGATGCGTAGCTTAGAGGATAGAGATGATGAATACAAGAAGAGCTTGGAGACAGCCTTACGGTGA
- the LOC127789318 gene encoding probable protein phosphatase 2C 38: MVKPCWKPSVEDGGGRRGRDGKHQNGDSGGKVDGLLWYKDLGYHVNGEFSMAVMQANSLLEDQSQLESGQLSNLGSGPRGTFIGVYDGHGGPETSRFVNENLFLNFKRFASEHREISANVIKKAFLATEEDFLSLVKRQWLEKPQIASVGSCCLVGIICNELLYVANAGDSRVVLGRAEKDVKGVTTAIQLSLEHNASIQSVRDELRSSHPHDSQIVVMKHKVWRVKGLIQVSRSIGDAYLKKAEFNKEPLLAKFRLPEPFPKPILSPEPSIFVHKLNPEDRFLIFASDGLWEQLSNEEAVDIVNNSPRIGIARRLVKAAMQEAAKKREMRYSDLKKIQRGVRRHFHDDITVIVVFLDQQSMSRNYTRNCSLSVKGGGGST; this comes from the exons ATGGTTAAACCATGCTGGAAACCATCTGTTGAGGATGGTGGAGGCCGCCGGGGCAGGGATGGGAAGCACCAAAACGGCGATTCGGGCGGCAAGGTTGATGGTTTGTTGTGGTATAAGGATTTGGGGTATCATGTAAATGGAGAATTTTCAATGGCAGTAATGCAAGCCAACAGTTTGTTGGAGGATCAAAGCCAGCTAGAATCAGGGCAATTGAGTAACCTTGGTTCAGGCCCTAGGGGGACGTTTATTGGCGTTTACGATGGACATGGAGGGCCCGAGACGTCTCGATTTGTAAATGAGAACTTGTTCCTCAATTTCAAGA GATTTGCCTCTGAGCACAGAGAGATCTCTGCAAATGTTATCAAAAAAGCATTCTTGGCAACCGAAGAGGACTTCCTATCCCTTGTGAAGCGGCAATGGCTTGAGAAGCCACAAATCGCATCGGTTGGATCGTGTTGTTTGGTGGGGATAATATGCAACGAACTTCTGTACGTTGCAAATGCTGGAGATTCCCGTGTGGTGTTAGGGAGGGCAGAGAAGGACGTGAAAGGGGTTACAACAGCAATTCAGCTATCGTTGGAGCACAATGCGAGCATCCAATCTGTGAGGGATGAGCTTCGTTCGTCGCATCCCCACGATTCACAAATTGTGGTCATGAAACACAAGGTTTGGCGCGTGAAGGGTCTCATTCAG GTTTCCAGATCCATTGGTGATGCCTACCTAAAGAAGGCAGAGTTCAACAAAGAACCACTACTGGCAAAGTTCAGATTGCCCGAGCCCTTCCCTAAGCCAATCCTTAGTCCAGAGCCTTCAATCTTCGTACACAAACTCAATCCCGAGGATCGGTTTCTCATATTTGCATCGGATGGTCTTTGGGAGCAACTTAGCAACGAGGAGGCTGTGGATATTGTTAACAACTCTCCGCGGATT GGCATTGCCAGGAGGCTTGTTAAAGCTGCCATGCAGGAGGCGGcgaagaagagagaaatgagataCTCAGACCTGAAGAAGATCCAGAGAGGGGTGAGGAGACATTTCCACGACGACATTACAGTAATAGTCGTGTTTCTTGATCAGCAGTCCATGTCCCGGAATTACACTCGAAATTGCAGTCTGTCAGTAAAGGGGGGTGGGGGCTCGACCTAG
- the LOC127787993 gene encoding uncharacterized protein LOC127787993 has protein sequence MMMAARIVDEKWSGKTMEGGEGLRTVECLRGRLLAERAASRAAKEESEQMGTKLTELENQLREETKARDRAEKRLKLFLKKLESMNIPYVSEDSDQSSLLEKSDLSSVSSTASSSGAKEPEAKVPQTQINDPPKCESTASQELEDNASQTASSNQGHCCPVEEPLTSPERANSQEANSELDSSRGCDNLKPDNRHSSTSSSSSVERGDTDGGNNDEGNGEEAEDECIDNSMALVAVDLAKASSKPTDPVILDANVKEALEALRHAREMLQCSMERRDATRVGVMKCREHV, from the exons ATGATGATGGCTGCCCGCATTGTTGATGAGAAATGGAG TGGGAAGACGATGGAAGGAGGTGAAGGTTTGAGAACAGTGGAGTGTTTGAGAGGAAGATTGCTTGCAGAACGAGCGGCTTCCAGGGCTGCCAAAGAGGAATCAGAGCAAATGGGTACCAag CTTACCGAGCTTGAGAACCAGTTGAGGGAAGAAACCAAAGCAAGAGACAGGGCAGAGAAGAGGCTGAAACTGTTCTTGAAGAAGCTCGAGTCCATGAATATACCATATGTTTCAGAGGACTCCGATCAATCAAGCTTGTTGGAGAAGAGTGACCTGTCCTCCGTGTCATCCACAGCCTCTTCTTCTGGTGCCAAAGAACCAGAAGCTAAAGTGCCCCAAACCCAGATCAACGACCCTCCAAAATGTGAGTCAACGGCCTCACAGGAATTGGAGGACAACGCTTCACAAACTGCTTCCTCCAATCAAGGCCATTGTTGTCCAGTTGAAGAGCCTCTCACTTCCCCAGAAAGGGCCAATTCTCAAGAAGCCAACAGTGAGCTTGATTCAAGTAGAGGCTGTGATAATCTAAAGCCAGATAATCGACATAG TTCCACGAGCTCGAGCTCTTCAGTGGAAAGGGGCGATACTGATGGAGGAAACAATGATGAAGGAAACGGAGAAGAAGCTGAGGACGAGTGTATTGATAACTCAATGGCACTGGTAGCAGTTGATTTGGCAAAGGCTTCTTCAAAACCCACAGATCCAGTTATCCTGGACGCAAATGTGAAAGAAGCCCTTGAAGCTCTGAGGCATGCTAGAGAAATGCTACAGTGCTCAATGGAAAGAAGAGATGCGACCAGAGTTGGGGTCATGAAGTGCAGGGAACATGTGTGA
- the LOC127788982 gene encoding E3 ubiquitin-protein ligase SGR9, amyloplastic — MVYPIHPMMAEVEEVGQQYYPSSTESTLMAALSTLSPSQLSDLTLSISEFFRLQRRRISAVLSSPPLFSLTLHHLLSLSLPHKSLLIARHLLFALSLLARPLSATPPLPAAKLRDLDSALLLLLLSELHHHFPHALQAPPSKWPLLLSNYLISHTMLALSTFSTSNSAVLVQYVDVVAKGMTFVGGGKEGREVAAAAAAAVVALPSAEVSGVGRVEEYCVICKEEMREGRDVCKLPCDHLFHWMCILPWLKNRNTCPCCRYQLPTDDVFGEIHRLWEVVVNAAGGRKFSSGR; from the coding sequence ATGGTATATCCCATCCATCCCATGATGGCAGAAGTAGAAGAAGTAGGCCAACAGTACTACCCTTCCAGCACCGAATCCACACTCATGGCCGCCCTCTCCACCCTCTCCCCCTCCCAACTCTCCGACCTCACCCTCTCCATCTCCGAATTCTTCCGCCTCCAACGCCGCCGCATCTCCGCCGTCCTCTCCTCCCCGCCCCTCTTCTCCCTCACCCTCCACCacctcctctccctctccctccccCACAAGTCCCTCCTCATCGCCCGCCACCTCCTCTTCGCCCTCTCCCTCCTCGCCCGCCCCCTCTCGGCCACCCCTCCTCTGCCCGCAGCCAAGCTCCGCGACCTCGACTCcgccctcctcctcctcctcctctccgAGCTCCACCACCACTTCCCCCACGCCCTCCAAGCCCCGCCGTCAAAATGGCCGCTCCTCCTCTCCAACTACCTGATCTCCCACACAATGCTGGCTCTGTCCACCTTTTCGACCTCCAACAGCGCCGTTTTGGTTCAGTACGTCGACGTGGTGGCCAAGGGCATGACGTTTGTCGGCGGCGGGAAGGAGGGGCGGGAGGTGGCGGCTGCTGCGGCAGCGGCCGTAGTGGCTCTGCCCTCGGCGGAAGTCAGTGGAGTGGGGAGGGTAGAAGAGTACTGTGTGATTTgcaaagaagagatgagagaaggAAGAGACGTCTGTAAATTGCCATGCGATCACTTGTTCCATTGGATGTGCATATTGCCGTGGCTGAAGAATAGGAACACCTGCCCTTGTTGCCGGTATCAGCTTCCGACCGACGACGTTTTCGGCGAGATCCACCGGCTGTGGGAGGTCGTCGTCAACGCTGCCGGCGGCAGGAAATTCTCATCCGGCcggtaa